The Leptospira venezuelensis genome contains a region encoding:
- the purB gene encoding adenylosuccinate lyase, with the protein MIDRYSNPEISKIWELENKFDIWKEIEILATEARMKKGEVPKEDFEEIRSKARFNVDEILEIEAKVHHDVIAFLTNMNSYIGPAGRHVHYGLTSSDIGDTALCVQMVQAMDLILRKTDQLIEAIKEKAIQYRDLPCIGRSHGIHAEPMTLGLKFALFYEEMKRNRVRMALAKEEVAVGKLSGAVGTYSNIEPDIEEYVCEKLGLKPDPIATQVVSRDRHAAYMSALGVTAASLDRFATEVRLLQKTEGREVEEPFSPGQKGSSAMPHKRNPVICERISGISRVIRSNVSTALQNVALWHERDISHSSAERIVVPDSTIALEYILDKMLFVVKNLHVYPDAIERTLGTTRGLIFSQKVLLHLIEKGGITREDAYAIVQGHAMAVWADVSQNLKTRLAEDPKVQKVLKPGDLDSIFQIAPYLDKVGLIYKRLGLE; encoded by the coding sequence ATGATTGATCGGTATTCGAATCCTGAGATCTCTAAAATTTGGGAATTGGAGAACAAATTTGATATTTGGAAAGAAATCGAAATATTGGCCACCGAAGCCCGGATGAAAAAAGGAGAGGTCCCAAAGGAGGACTTCGAAGAGATACGTTCCAAAGCAAGATTCAACGTGGATGAAATTTTGGAGATTGAAGCCAAGGTTCACCATGACGTTATCGCATTCTTAACTAATATGAATTCTTATATTGGACCGGCAGGACGCCATGTGCATTATGGCCTCACTTCCTCCGATATTGGTGATACAGCACTTTGCGTGCAGATGGTCCAGGCAATGGATTTGATCCTGCGAAAAACAGATCAATTGATTGAAGCGATCAAAGAGAAGGCAATTCAATATAGAGATCTTCCTTGTATTGGTAGATCTCATGGAATTCACGCTGAACCAATGACTCTTGGTTTGAAGTTTGCATTATTCTATGAAGAAATGAAAAGAAACAGGGTGCGTATGGCCCTGGCAAAAGAAGAAGTGGCCGTAGGAAAATTATCCGGTGCAGTCGGAACTTATTCAAATATAGAACCGGACATTGAAGAATACGTTTGTGAAAAATTAGGCCTCAAACCTGATCCAATCGCAACTCAAGTAGTTTCCAGGGATAGACATGCTGCTTATATGTCCGCGTTAGGCGTTACTGCGGCGAGCCTAGATCGTTTTGCAACCGAAGTTCGTCTTCTTCAAAAAACAGAAGGTAGAGAAGTAGAAGAACCTTTTTCTCCAGGGCAAAAGGGATCTTCTGCAATGCCTCATAAAAGAAATCCTGTGATTTGTGAAAGAATTTCTGGAATTTCAAGAGTGATCCGTTCTAATGTTTCGACTGCTTTGCAAAACGTAGCCCTATGGCATGAAAGAGATATTTCTCATTCTTCCGCAGAAAGGATAGTGGTTCCGGATTCGACGATTGCTCTGGAATATATTCTGGATAAGATGTTATTCGTAGTAAAAAATCTACATGTGTATCCTGACGCTATCGAAAGAACTTTGGGGACTACAAGAGGTTTGATCTTCTCTCAAAAGGTTCTTCTTCACTTGATTGAAAAAGGTGGGATCACTAGAGAAGATGCTTATGCGATAGTGCAAGGTCATGCAATGGCAGTTTGGGCAGATGTTTCTCAGAATCTGAAGACGAGACTTGCTGAAGATCCTAAGGTACAGAAGGTTTTGAAACCGGGAGATCTGGATTCGATCTTTCAAATTGCTCCTTACTTAGATAAAGTCGGATTGATCTATAAAAGACTCGGTCTGGAGTAA
- a CDS encoding AraC family transcriptional regulator has protein sequence MISQITDILHLFCLSNLIFIIGLLGWRYIYDLRIRIAGGFSFGIVCYIVLSLDPDLKIPYSIRVFLFAGLISLPFFFWMISLAIFEDHFEIKYWYWLLLLSKVGVSAWSVYPVLDLINMRGPIVSEAVLAHIIIPTLLSLGFVVAAIIRIYSGRKDDLIETRRRLREVHILMTGSVITFNMFSHLILRGQILSEILDLANVVFAWGLILAFMYLVFELKEGLVDPRPEESEDKEEKAIYADPALKKKLVSAFEETKLYRKEGLTIGQLAEDLEVQEYKLRRLINQAMGFRNFPDFLNRYRIQEACEILLDSGKDEIPIIRVAMDLGYQSLGPFNRAFKELTGVTPTEFRRNRGRDGVLKSTADFEIS, from the coding sequence TTGATCTCACAGATCACGGACATATTACATTTATTCTGTCTTTCGAATTTAATCTTCATCATTGGACTATTAGGATGGAGGTACATTTACGATTTGAGAATACGTATTGCCGGAGGTTTTTCTTTCGGGATCGTATGCTATATCGTTCTTTCCTTGGATCCTGATCTAAAGATCCCTTATTCTATTCGCGTATTTTTATTTGCAGGTCTTATCAGTTTACCTTTTTTCTTCTGGATGATTAGCCTAGCAATCTTTGAGGATCATTTCGAGATTAAATATTGGTATTGGCTTTTACTTCTTAGTAAGGTTGGAGTCTCTGCTTGGTCAGTTTATCCTGTGTTAGATCTGATCAATATGAGAGGACCTATCGTTTCGGAAGCTGTTCTTGCTCATATTATAATTCCTACACTTCTATCCTTGGGCTTTGTTGTTGCTGCTATTATACGGATCTATTCAGGAAGAAAGGATGACTTGATTGAAACGAGAAGAAGGTTGCGTGAAGTCCATATTCTCATGACTGGAAGTGTCATCACTTTTAATATGTTCTCGCACCTGATCTTAAGAGGTCAGATCTTATCTGAAATTTTAGATTTAGCAAATGTGGTTTTTGCCTGGGGACTTATACTAGCATTCATGTATTTAGTCTTTGAATTGAAAGAAGGTCTCGTAGACCCGAGGCCTGAAGAGTCAGAGGACAAAGAAGAAAAAGCTATTTATGCCGATCCTGCCTTGAAGAAAAAACTAGTTTCTGCATTCGAAGAAACTAAACTTTATCGAAAGGAAGGTCTGACAATCGGGCAGCTTGCTGAAGATTTAGAAGTGCAAGAATACAAGCTCAGAAGGTTAATCAACCAGGCTATGGGCTTTAGAAACTTTCCAGACTTCTTAAATCGTTATAGGATCCAAGAAGCTTGCGAAATCCTTTTGGATTCCGGAAAGGATGAGATACCTATTATCCGTGTTGCTATGGACTTGGGTTATCAATCATTAGGACCTTTCAACCGTGCATTTAAAGAATTAACCGGGGTCACTCCAACCGAATTCCGTCGCAACCGCGGCAGGGATGGTGTTCTAAAAAGTACCGCCGATTTCGAAATCAGCTAG
- a CDS encoding sterol desaturase family protein, with protein sequence MNEIVDQMGYTAYYFLTLGVLWFRYILMAGIAYVFIWMIFRDKLKHKIIQKKLPEKDKISHELKYSAISLAIFAASGILVVLMKKAGWTFIYDRVEDYGIPYLLFSIVALIFLHDTYFYWTHRLMHHPLLFKRMHLVHHKSTNPSPWAAFSFHPYEAIVEAGIVPLVILFLPVHTTALVIFFFYSNFLNVLGHLSFELFPKGFIENRILRLHNSTTHHNMHHKYFNCNYSLYFNIWDRIMGTNHENYFDTFREVTHREPEIVADSNLGEAKIQGI encoded by the coding sequence ATGAACGAAATTGTGGATCAAATGGGCTATACAGCTTATTATTTTCTGACCTTAGGTGTATTATGGTTCCGCTATATCTTAATGGCGGGGATCGCATATGTTTTTATTTGGATGATATTTAGAGACAAGCTCAAGCATAAGATAATTCAGAAAAAACTTCCGGAAAAAGATAAAATTTCTCATGAGCTAAAATATTCAGCCATCTCACTTGCGATCTTTGCCGCTTCTGGAATTTTAGTAGTCTTAATGAAGAAGGCCGGCTGGACTTTTATCTACGATAGGGTAGAAGACTATGGGATTCCTTATCTATTATTCAGTATCGTAGCATTAATCTTCCTGCACGATACGTATTTTTATTGGACTCATAGGTTGATGCATCATCCTCTTCTTTTCAAAAGAATGCATTTGGTCCATCATAAGTCCACGAATCCTTCTCCTTGGGCAGCGTTTTCTTTTCATCCATACGAAGCAATTGTAGAAGCAGGAATTGTTCCGCTCGTGATACTATTTTTACCGGTGCATACAACTGCTCTTGTGATATTTTTCTTCTATAGCAATTTTTTAAATGTGTTAGGACATCTTTCCTTTGAATTGTTTCCAAAGGGTTTTATTGAAAATAGAATATTAAGACTTCATAATTCTACAACACATCACAATATGCATCATAAATATTTTAACTGCAATTACAGTTTGTATTTTAATATTTGGGATAGGATTATGGGGACGAATCATGAAAATTATTTCGATACATTTAGAGAAGTTACTCATAGAGAACCTGAGATAGTTGCGGATTCCAATTTGGGGGAGGCAAAAATTCAGGGGATATAA
- a CDS encoding PAS domain S-box protein yields MTHLWLLPTIIAATPSAFFLFFIYLYLYKKEGQKALLAWSICWLFHLFGYLGNIMQVGGADSYRYFPAFSIDFIRAFFQFLGCFYFLNKSFSRPFQALFALTGVWALYLDLEKIRDPFLIWPIYILIGGSQIYTGIIFLRTKNLIPSLGKIIAGWIFILWGLHVLNYPFVRFHPEYGFIGFFIAGLFRFSSAIVILLVFFEETKAALSITEGNYKKIVDTTLEGIWLIDKDAKTKFVNSKMAEFLGMSEKELIGKSLFDFIPMDNIDLVNKRLEGRKKGEAEVHDFFFKRPDGESVWLLMSTNPVFDPQGNYEGSLAMCTDITYYKKTETALKESERQLSTLIRNLPGIAYRCAYDPEWTMEFISDGCFELTGYSPSDFVSNRTISFGEIIHPEDAERVFSEVTSAVSKNIPYQLLYRIHKRSGEMRWAFEQGSSVKSENGELIALEGFIMDFTQVKLAEEIMANSLQEKDILLKEVHHRVKNYLQVLSSLLSIQLEQVDESNPTQVLTESQNRILSMAYVHESLYGKHRISDEFFPEFVSRLVDSLLKSFGHQKEEIQIFLNCESLPIKQNSAIPIGLILNELVTNVLKHAFSFKKHSEEKIIKISFYKDGNWIHLDVTDNGKGKSSNSKSEDSMGLELVDLLTKQLKGSVMDLSSEQGTVTRIRFPASY; encoded by the coding sequence GTGACTCATCTTTGGTTATTACCCACCATTATCGCGGCTACACCTTCCGCCTTTTTTCTATTCTTTATTTATCTATATTTATATAAGAAAGAAGGACAAAAGGCATTACTCGCCTGGTCCATCTGTTGGTTGTTCCATCTCTTTGGATACCTAGGAAATATTATGCAGGTAGGTGGAGCTGACTCTTACCGATATTTTCCCGCATTCTCTATTGATTTTATCCGAGCATTTTTCCAATTCTTAGGATGTTTTTATTTTTTAAATAAGTCATTCTCCAGACCTTTTCAGGCTTTATTCGCATTAACGGGTGTATGGGCATTATATTTGGATTTAGAAAAGATAAGAGATCCTTTTCTAATTTGGCCCATCTATATTCTGATAGGAGGATCCCAAATTTATACCGGGATCATTTTTCTCAGAACTAAAAATCTCATACCAAGCTTAGGAAAGATCATCGCTGGCTGGATCTTTATTCTCTGGGGACTTCATGTACTCAATTATCCTTTTGTCCGATTTCATCCGGAATATGGGTTTATTGGATTTTTTATCGCGGGCCTTTTTAGATTCTCGTCTGCAATCGTAATACTTCTAGTATTTTTTGAAGAAACAAAAGCCGCACTTTCTATAACGGAAGGAAATTATAAAAAGATTGTAGATACAACCTTAGAAGGAATTTGGCTGATAGATAAAGATGCCAAAACTAAATTCGTAAATTCTAAAATGGCTGAATTTTTAGGAATGAGCGAAAAAGAACTGATAGGCAAAAGTTTATTCGATTTTATACCGATGGATAATATCGATCTTGTGAACAAAAGATTAGAAGGAAGAAAGAAGGGAGAAGCAGAAGTCCATGATTTCTTTTTCAAACGTCCAGATGGAGAATCTGTCTGGCTTTTGATGTCTACAAATCCAGTTTTCGATCCTCAAGGTAATTACGAAGGTTCACTCGCAATGTGTACCGATATTACTTATTACAAAAAGACGGAAACTGCATTAAAAGAAAGTGAAAGACAACTTTCTACCTTGATCCGGAACCTTCCCGGCATTGCATATCGTTGCGCCTATGATCCAGAATGGACAATGGAATTTATAAGTGATGGTTGTTTCGAGCTTACTGGATATTCTCCATCGGACTTCGTTTCTAATCGTACAATCTCTTTTGGAGAGATCATCCATCCGGAGGATGCAGAAAGAGTTTTTAGCGAAGTTACTTCTGCAGTCAGCAAGAATATTCCATATCAATTACTATATCGGATCCACAAGAGAAGTGGAGAAATGCGCTGGGCATTCGAACAAGGTTCCTCGGTCAAAAGCGAGAATGGAGAATTGATCGCTCTCGAAGGTTTTATCATGGATTTCACTCAAGTAAAACTTGCGGAAGAAATTATGGCAAATTCTCTTCAAGAAAAGGATATCTTACTCAAAGAAGTTCATCATAGGGTCAAAAACTATCTGCAGGTTTTGTCCAGCTTACTGTCCATCCAATTGGAACAAGTAGATGAAAGTAATCCAACTCAGGTCCTGACAGAATCCCAAAATAGAATCTTATCCATGGCCTATGTGCATGAATCCTTGTATGGGAAGCATAGGATCAGCGATGAATTCTTCCCAGAATTCGTAAGTAGACTTGTAGACAGCCTTCTAAAATCATTTGGTCACCAAAAAGAAGAGATCCAAATCTTCTTAAACTGCGAATCTCTTCCAATCAAACAAAATTCTGCGATACCTATCGGCCTGATCCTGAACGAATTAGTAACCAATGTTTTAAAGCATGCATTCTCTTTTAAAAAACATTCAGAAGAAAAGATTATCAAAATCTCTTTTTACAAAGATGGAAATTGGATCCATTTGGATGTTACTGATAACGGAAAAGGGAAATCTTCCAATTCTAAATCTGAAGATTCGATGGGCCTGGAACTTGTGGATCTTCTGACTAAACAATTAAAGGGCTCAGTGATGGATCTTTCTTCTGAGCAAGGAACTGTAACAAGGATAAGATTCCCAGCTTCTTATTAG